From one Melospiza melodia melodia isolate bMelMel2 chromosome 4, bMelMel2.pri, whole genome shotgun sequence genomic stretch:
- the LOC134417686 gene encoding prolactin-like: protein MALARAAGRAGAVAALALLWLLVCAPGDAGCHPLTVADLFDRVIRHSGRIHSLSTALYAELEKHFPPRDNELGRPARKCHTSGMLTPNGKEYAQKIPREELTHVILKLLQAWKEPLSHFNQHIEHHQELPDDSLSKAKQISNMVHELKTGVEKVTEKMQSMGIISNSLNGMASSEDTGLSISNEANMMSDSDFIHCFRRDSNKVQSYLKILKCRIMPENSC, encoded by the exons ATGGCcctggcccgggcggcggggcgaGCAG GTGCGGTTGCGGCGCTggcgctgctgtggctgctggtcTGCGCTCCGGGGGACGCCGGCTGTCACCCCCTGACCGTGGCCGATCTCTTCGACCGGGTGATCCGGCACTCGGGCAGGATCCACAGCCTCTCCACGGCGCTCTACGCCGAGCTG GAAAAACACTTCCCTCCCCGTGACAACGAGCTGGGAAGGCCCGCTCGGAAGTGCCACACGTCGGGGATGCTGACCCCCAACGGCAAAGAGTACGCCCAAAAAATCCCG AGAGAAGAACTAACTCATGTGATACTGAAACTTTTGCAAGCCTGGAAAGAACCACTGTCCCACTTTAACCAGCATATTGAGCACCATCAAGAGCTACCTGATGACAGCCTTAGCAAAGCTAAGCAAATCAGCAATATGGTACATGAGCTGAAGACTGGAGTCGAGAAAGTAACAGAAAAG ATGCAGTCAATGGGGATCATCAGCAATTCATTAAATGGAATGGCATCATCTGAAGACACTGGTTTATCAATTAGTAATGAAGCAAACATGATGAGTGACTCTGATTTCATTCACTGTTTTAGGAGAGATTCCAATAAAGTACAAAGCTACTTAAAAATTCTCAAATGTAGGATTATGCCAGAAAATAGTTGCTAA